One genomic region from uncultured Cohaesibacter sp. encodes:
- the ccoN gene encoding cytochrome-c oxidase, cbb3-type subunit I — protein sequence MAHTAKRLSLEEGLFAGFLTALAFICLVIAGKAVDGVMAFHAGLGLLFSAIGVFLIFNSYFKRPADAVESGYNLGPIKFGAVAAVFWGIAGFLVGDIIAWQLTFPILNFDLEWTSFGRLRPLHTSAVIFAFGGNVLLATSFYVVQRTSHARLPGRVAPWFVILGYNAFIVIAGTGYLFGATQSKEYAEPEWYADLWLTIVWVAYLLVFLATLWRRKEPHIYVANWFYLAFIVTIAMLHIGNNLSVPVSIFGIKSYQVFSGVQDAMVQWWYGHNAVGFFLTAGFLAIMYYFIPKRAERPVYSYRLSIVHFWALIFIYIWAGPHHLHYTALPDWAQTLGMTFSVILWMPSWGGMINGLMTLSGAWDKLRTDPVLRMMVVSVAFYGMSTFEGPLMSVKAVNSLSHYTDWTIGHVHSGALGWVGYISFGAIYCLIPWLWNRKSLYSTKLVEWHFWISTLGIVLYITSMWVSGIMQGLMWRAYDKLGFLEYSFIETVEAMHPFYMIRAIGGLLFVAGAVIMAYNIWMTIRVGEKAEQDAADPALVPAE from the coding sequence ATGGCTCACACAGCGAAACGACTTTCTTTAGAAGAAGGCCTGTTTGCAGGATTCCTGACTGCATTGGCTTTCATTTGCCTCGTTATCGCCGGCAAAGCGGTAGATGGCGTTATGGCATTTCACGCAGGGCTCGGATTGCTTTTTTCGGCAATCGGGGTTTTCCTGATTTTCAATTCATACTTCAAGCGTCCTGCGGATGCCGTGGAGAGCGGATATAACCTTGGACCGATCAAATTCGGTGCCGTTGCCGCTGTCTTCTGGGGTATCGCAGGGTTTCTTGTCGGCGACATCATCGCCTGGCAGCTGACCTTCCCGATCCTGAACTTTGATCTGGAATGGACCAGCTTTGGCCGTTTGCGTCCGCTGCATACGTCTGCAGTGATTTTCGCTTTCGGTGGCAACGTGCTGCTCGCGACATCCTTCTATGTCGTTCAGCGCACCAGCCACGCGCGCCTGCCGGGGCGTGTTGCGCCATGGTTCGTTATTCTTGGCTATAACGCCTTCATCGTGATTGCCGGGACCGGCTATCTGTTTGGCGCGACCCAGTCCAAGGAATATGCCGAGCCGGAATGGTATGCAGACCTTTGGCTGACCATCGTTTGGGTGGCCTATTTGCTTGTCTTTCTGGCAACCCTCTGGCGACGCAAGGAACCCCACATCTATGTGGCAAACTGGTTCTATCTTGCCTTCATCGTCACCATTGCCATGCTGCATATCGGTAACAACCTATCGGTTCCCGTTTCCATTTTCGGCATCAAATCCTATCAGGTCTTTTCCGGCGTACAGGATGCGATGGTGCAGTGGTGGTATGGCCATAACGCAGTGGGTTTCTTCCTGACGGCAGGCTTCCTGGCCATCATGTATTATTTCATCCCCAAACGTGCAGAGCGCCCGGTCTATTCCTACCGGCTGTCCATCGTGCATTTCTGGGCTCTGATCTTTATCTACATCTGGGCCGGTCCGCACCATCTGCATTATACGGCTCTGCCAGATTGGGCGCAGACGCTGGGTATGACCTTCTCGGTCATTCTCTGGATGCCGTCCTGGGGTGGCATGATCAACGGTCTGATGACGCTTTCGGGCGCTTGGGACAAACTGCGCACCGATCCGGTACTGCGCATGATGGTCGTGTCTGTTGCCTTCTATGGCATGTCCACCTTTGAAGGGCCGCTTATGTCCGTCAAGGCCGTGAACTCCCTCTCGCACTATACCGATTGGACCATCGGTCACGTGCATTCGGGTGCTCTTGGCTGGGTTGGCTACATTTCGTTTGGTGCGATCTACTGCCTCATTCCATGGCTTTGGAACCGCAAGAGCCTTTATTCAACCAAGCTGGTTGAATGGCACTTCTGGATTTCTACGCTGGGTATCGTGCTCTACATCACTTCGATGTGGGTGTCCGGCATCATGCAGGGCCTGATGTGGCGTGCTTATGACAAGCTCGGCTTCCTTGAATATTCCTTCATTGAAACCGTAGAAGCCATGCACCCCTTCTACATGATCCGTGCAATTGGTGGCCTTCTGTTTGTCGCTGGTGCCGTGATTATGGCCTATAACATCTGGATGACCATTCGCGTGGGCGAGAAAGCGGAACAAGATGCCGCCGATCCTGCGCTGGTTCCTGCAGAATAA
- the ccoO gene encoding cytochrome-c oxidase, cbb3-type subunit II encodes MSLMNKHGILERHSMLLLVGILIVVAIGGMVEIIPLFYLKSTIEKVEGMRPYTPLELAGRNIYIREGCYLCHSQMIRPMRDEIERYGHYSLAAESMYDHPFQWGSKRTGPDLARVGNKYSDLWHVNHLTDPRSVVPESVMPGYPFLAKTDLKVPDISADLKVNRIVGVPYTDEQIANAKADMMAQANPDDDNVDDFLDRYTQTLGDEDREPAIRDFDGNPDRVTEMDALVAYLQMLGTLVDFSIYDDKADLR; translated from the coding sequence ATGTCTTTGATGAATAAACACGGCATTCTCGAACGCCACTCCATGCTTCTGCTCGTTGGCATCCTGATTGTGGTTGCCATCGGTGGTATGGTCGAGATCATCCCGCTTTTCTACCTGAAAAGCACCATCGAGAAGGTTGAGGGCATGCGCCCTTATACCCCGCTCGAACTGGCTGGCCGCAACATCTATATCCGCGAAGGCTGCTATCTGTGTCACTCACAGATGATCCGCCCGATGCGTGATGAAATCGAGCGTTACGGTCACTATTCACTCGCAGCCGAGTCCATGTACGATCACCCATTCCAGTGGGGCTCAAAGCGTACTGGTCCTGATCTCGCGCGTGTGGGCAACAAATATTCCGATTTGTGGCACGTCAATCACCTGACAGACCCACGTTCGGTCGTTCCCGAATCCGTTATGCCTGGCTATCCATTCCTGGCCAAGACGGATCTCAAGGTGCCTGACATCTCTGCTGACCTGAAGGTCAACAGGATTGTGGGTGTGCCTTACACCGACGAACAGATCGCCAATGCCAAGGCCGATATGATGGCTCAGGCAAACCCCGATGATGACAATGTCGATGACTTCCTCGATCGTTATACCCAGACCTTGGGGGATGAGGACAGAGAACCGGCCATTCGGGATTTCGATGGCAATCCGGACCGGGTGACGGAAATGGACGCGCTTGTTGCCTATTTGCAGATGCTTGGCACCTTGGTCGATTTCTCGATCTATGATGACAAGGCGGACCTTCGCTAG
- a CDS encoding cbb3-type cytochrome c oxidase subunit 3 yields MSTYETLANFAQTWGLLYFVLIFAGVLIYTFWPNNKKRFDDAAQMPLRED; encoded by the coding sequence ATGTCGACCTATGAAACTTTGGCTAACTTCGCGCAGACCTGGGGCCTGCTCTATTTCGTGCTGATTTTTGCTGGTGTGCTGATCTATACCTTCTGGCCCAACAACAAAAAGCGGTTCGATGATGCAGCCCAGATGCCACTGCGGGAGGACTGA
- the ccoP gene encoding cytochrome-c oxidase, cbb3-type subunit III, translating to MSDHKKEIDHITGVETTGHEWDGLKELNNPLPRWWLWTWYACIVWAIGYWVLFPAWPMVSSYTKGYLGHTNREDGIKAYESLIAQRMEQGAGLQTASVEEILGNDDLRQFAVAQGAAAFGDNCAACHGSGAAGGKGYPNLLDDDWLWGGTIEDIHTTLLYGIRSTHEDTRLNDMTAFGRDEILEPDEIETLADYVLSISGQEPSEGADLEAGAELFADNCTSCHGEDAKGMQDLGAPNLTDAIWLYGGDRDTIIETITNGRKGVMPTWEARLDPVTIKSLAVYVHTRGGGQ from the coding sequence ATGAGTGACCACAAAAAAGAAATTGACCACATTACCGGTGTAGAAACGACCGGTCATGAATGGGATGGCCTGAAGGAACTTAACAACCCGCTGCCGCGCTGGTGGCTGTGGACCTGGTATGCCTGTATCGTCTGGGCGATCGGTTACTGGGTGTTGTTTCCGGCCTGGCCAATGGTATCCAGCTACACCAAGGGCTATCTGGGCCATACCAACCGAGAAGATGGGATCAAGGCCTATGAAAGCCTGATTGCCCAACGCATGGAGCAGGGCGCTGGCCTGCAGACGGCATCGGTCGAGGAAATTCTCGGCAACGATGACCTGCGTCAGTTCGCTGTTGCACAAGGGGCTGCGGCCTTTGGTGACAACTGTGCAGCCTGCCATGGGTCCGGTGCTGCTGGCGGCAAGGGGTATCCGAACCTGCTCGATGATGACTGGCTCTGGGGTGGAACCATTGAGGATATCCATACGACTTTGCTCTATGGCATCCGCTCCACCCATGAAGATACCAGACTGAATGACATGACCGCCTTTGGTCGTGACGAAATTCTGGAACCCGATGAGATCGAAACGCTGGCAGATTATGTCCTGTCCATTTCCGGGCAGGAGCCTTCTGAAGGCGCCGATCTGGAAGCCGGGGCAGAGCTGTTCGCAGATAACTGCACGTCCTGTCATGGTGAAGATGCCAAAGGCATGCAGGATCTGGGTGCACCCAACCTGACAGACGCCATCTGGCTCTATGGTGGAGATCGTGACACGATCATCGAAACCATCACCAATGGCCGTAAGGGCGTCATGCCAACCTGGGAAGCCCGCCTTGATCCGGTAACGATCAAATCGCTTGCGGTTTATGTGCATACCCGCGGGGGTGGGCAGTAA